The Sabethes cyaneus chromosome 1, idSabCyanKW18_F2, whole genome shotgun sequence DNA segment aaataccTGATGTAGTAACTTTTCCCGGCGACCATAAAAAACATCAAAAGAACCTATAACGAAAGTAAAAAAAGCATGAAGGTCTGTACCTAGGGGTACGAACGAGGGGTTcatgtaggactacgaatgcaggttcaattcgacaaagcttgacagtttgcaaatatttgtaaagcaaatttttaatttactgtattgtaataaatgctctaAAATATTCCTATAAATTTGATGCAAGAAGACAAGTTTCAATCTCCTAAATTCTTGTGCTCTGTATATCAGTCATCAGTCGTTTCACTTTTTCTGGTAATTGGTGAAAAATATcgcattttgaaattttttgtgtAACTTTTAGCAGTCGTCAACTTAAgcttgaaacgaatgttaactggtttaaggatcttgcacaaaacataaaatatttgtcattagacgcacaacttacggttgaacgaaaaaataaataaatattctgGGTTATTATTCACCACTGGTTCACATTCGTAAATTTCCTTGCAAATTGTAGATatatagcaccatttattgtgacaggttgatttgaactagaattgcctttcaactaacatagCAATATCATCAATTatctaacgtcctctgcatattaaaaattctttttgacactctgtttatcagttatttcGCACTTTACTGCAAAGCAACGGCAACAATTTTCTGATCAGAGAGTCGCCAATTGTCAcattgaaaattgctgcatcgcgtcaaatgcatgaatattccgtcaaccttcctttttcatataagacatcagttttgaataaattcatgCAGTATGTGGATACAACGGGACGAAAGATAGggttggtcgctcactttttttataactgttcactttcagaacatcaaattggactaggtttattgctgtcctaagaaatcttgatGGGGTGAGGACACTTATCACTTTTTTTGGCGCACTTCCctgacacagacatcaaattggtccagGTTTACAGCGGTCCTATGAAATTTTGTTTGGACGAGAGGActctatcactttttctggcgtacttctcatGCACAGATATCAatttagtataagtctgaacgtcgttatgaatcttcgacctgttgaaacgagggggctttgttacttcttttgacgtaggcctgcgtcttacggcaaggtttgggatagggtgtcattccaaaatatctttctcgaaaagccAAAGCTACAGTAATGCGTAGTGTTATttctctttggcagcaaaaggtgaacgacTCACTGGGAATAAACAAATTGAAACGGACAACTTTACCTCCTTTgcccagactgaaattgaaatcctccagtttgttcaacgtagGTGATGGAATGAACCATGAACAAATAGAACGgacattcatttttcaaatcaTGTAATTCAACTATCTACGTACCACAGctgattcttgtcgcttgcggCAATGCCGGCGAATAGCACCTGAGTTACTGTAAACATTTCATCGCCATGTCTGGACGCGGCCAAGGAAAACCCAAGGGCAAGGCAAAGTCACACTCGAGTCGGTGCAGGCCTACAGTTCCCGGGCGGTCGTATTCACCGGCTGCTGAGAAAATGAAACTATTGGAGCTGGAGCTGTCGGTCGTGATGGAATAATTAGCTGCGAAAGTGCTTGCAGGAAATGCCAAATGCAGAAGTGCCCGCAACAGCAAAAAGACCAGAACTATCCCActtcacttgcagctggccacccggactggtatttcatccgCTTCGTCGATGTTATTTTAGATCGCATAGCTGTTGAGGCTTTCCGCTTGGCTCGTTGCAAGAACCCGTgcttggttagcggttatcggtactccaatttaccgaaaagaaaattacgctaagtgcgttagtgcaagtgtattgcaagctggagttatgataatcaaacaatcggtccttttaagggccacacaacgattgaagagtttattatattttttgccCAGTTTTattaccataataacacaggcaatgagagaaaagttgaaattttctCCGTTGCGGCTGACCAACAAacggcgggaataagttttctggtcacgagtgacattttctaccacttccagaacgtctgcagcttttaaatgctttattaccggtgttcttcttttgtaagtcgcagaaaagttttgcgcgaaaatttcagctttttgaaatctcgcgcgtaccgtctactagattaccagaggaaaagcactgttcaacgtagaaacagatcatacaaatttatttactgtttggtttagtgtgacttcgattcgttttaatgaaatagattcaatcaattcatagaaataacttCGAAATCTGTTGAGGATTAAACGTGTACaacgttactactttgataaacattacatgtatatatgaagaatctgTTTGTTACATACATGGAcacatgctactatcgctacaaagagactttcgtagtcctacgtcacctcgGTATTTaaagtcgatcggtatctaaaccatgaaaatccattcataattggcagagttattaacgttcaaaatctatcttctatataaataaaagtgagcgtgagtttgtttttatgttccaccataactccagaacgcctagagtgatctccaccaaacttggcacacatattccttgatataagcgaatcagcactggagggttgataagagggggggggtgttcgtaacaggggggggATGCCATAACTCCGAAGTGCCTGGACGGtacttcaccaaacttggcatacatgttccttgatataagggaatcagtactAAGGGGATTGAAAAAAGggaggggggttcataacagggggcgAGGCTCTAACTCCGaaacacctggacggttcttcatcaaacttggcacacatgttctttgacataaagGAATCAGAATTGAAGCGGTTGACAAAgcggggggttcataacagtgGGAGAAACTCTAACTCCAAAACGCCTGGATGGTTTGgtttgaccaaacctcgtgatggttctacaattgatgacgagacggtaagggaaagtaatgaagaaggtttttttgggaatggaggggaaagagcggaaaggaagggggggtaataggtagctacgcttaacaagttgtcgttgtgactcctaccttttgtccaatgctggaaggtgcatgggtcgaaccaagctataatctgagattataaccggattcgaacccacaacacccgccagggcatgtggctcgctggtacctgtgtacctatgaaccacagaggcgctggacaaaaggagtctgcacaaccccccatGCCTTGGTGGTTGTtcttcaaacttggcacacttgacataagggaatcagcactgggaggttgccAAAACGGGGGCCCTAACAAGGGGCTAAGTAGAAGgggatgcgtttctcttgcatttaaaccgattgcagttgtgcaaataactttgagaaaagaggggctTCCACCGAAGagtaatatatggtaaaaaagacTTTTGTTTAGTTgccattatagtgattttcatagaccaaaccaatgcataattagcGACGTGACAGAAGACGAAGCTGACTGGGAAAGAACCGACAAGTAGGGGGACGAAGagcgtgagtatgaatgtatgtttcgcctTAGCTCCGGGGCTTCTGGGctgttcaaaaacaaaaaaaagcaaaaggggttgacaaaagagggagatggtctcttacaaggggaaagaaaggttcaaatgggtaaaggggtgcgtttctcttgcaattgaaacgatagcagttgtacaagttgctgaATTTCTGAAAGGAgggatagggtggccattaacaaaggtAAGGCTCAAAAACGGGGTTTTGTCGATCTATAAGGATTACCGGGAAGATGTCAGATTTTCAAGTGGCTGGAGAATAACATaagggaaactgacaaagagagtagacacattaaaatgaaaaaaagggttttattttttgcaatatgagaattttcgttacaataacagatgtacaagtaacTGAGAGGCACTACACTGCAAAAGTTCAATtaagaggggtcattattcccctcctaaagaggggaggggtctcaattcacaattcaggttgcgagcgggtgctgattgaacagctggaaccccgcaaactcggcatcgtaattctgcaggaaatctgtcgcaaaggagagaaggtatggaagatccgtggcggaaagacccagttttaccagagcggtggcgctaccaacgaactggggacgggctttgtagtgctggacggaatgcaggatcgcgtgattgattggaaggcgatcaacgagagaatgtgtgtattgaggataaagggccgtttcttcaattatagcatcattaacgtgcactgcccgcacgaaggtagacccgacgatgaggaagaagcgttctacgcgaggctagaggcaacgtacgacagctgctcgtcacgggacatcaagatcgtcatcggggttatgaacgcccaggtcggtagggaagaaatgtatagaccggtgataggaccccatagcctgcacaccgacacaaacgataacggccaacgttgtataaacttcgcagcttcccgaggcctggtgatccgaagcacctttttcccgcgcaaggatatccacaaagccacctggagatcacctgaccaacgtacaatgaaccaaattgaccacgttctcatagagggccggttcttctctaacatcacgaacgtacgctcccgtcggggtgcggatatcgattctgaccattacttcgtgaaacgctacgatcaggaagcatacgccgccgcacgaagctaacaatgtacaaaaccattattagactggtagttctttatggacttgaagccgtgacgctgcttacgaaggacatacgcgcccttgccgtgtttgagcggaaagtgctgcggacgatatttggcggagtacaaactgaaagcggagagtggcggaggcgtatgaatcacgagctacaggcactgctaggggagactcccatcgtacatctagcgaaagttagcaggctacggtgggccggacacgtcgtaaggatgccggacgacagtgcgacgaaaatagtcctcttcaacaaccccaccggcaccaggaacaggggggcccaacgtgcacgatggctcgaccaggtcgaaagcgatttgtgacttctgagacgactaggaaattggcgacgagtggcccaagaccgagttgaatggagacgagtgcttgaaacagcacgagccaccccggctctatgctactgaagaagaagaagaagataaaaTCGGCAAACCACTGTATTAATATTTATACTTCGAGAGGAATTattaaaatgataatttttatttaattgaaaTTTCTCCACATTCAATTGCAACGTGGCATCAACACTTCTGTGAACAACAGTGAACAACACTTCTAAAGAGCGCAGTTTTCTCTTTGTTTATATTAGCATATATGTAAAAATGTCACGTGGGAGTTCACGTGATTGGCTGTTATGGATAAAAGCAAAAAGAATGCTGTGTCCGTTGACCGTATTCAGTGGAATTAATTATTCTAGCTATCAATATTTGTGGttcaaatgaaagcaaaatattTTCGTAAAAAATAGCTACGTTTTATCATACTAATTGCAACTTCCTGCCTTTATCCTCCCCTAGAATCTAACCAACATTTGCCAGAACCGGTGTGCGGTCAGGTTTCCCTAATGCTAGATAATTGCTTCCACAACACGACACCAAAGGTCGCGGTCGATCTACTCTACACGGTCAAAATTCCGGAATCGGCCGAGGAAATCAACGCTCGATGCATGTGAGTAGCGTACACCACCCACCACCTTGGGTGGGTCAACCCCGAAGGTACTCTGTTGCCATAAATCACCAGAAGTTATGTTCTGCCGTCGGCTAGAATTCCAATTTGCACAAATGCTCCGCATAATCATGTCGCGTCgcttttcaattccaattttcccCCAGGGTTTTCAACCGGGGCATGGACTGTGTCCAGCATTATCTCAACACCTGCATCGACTCGAAGGAACGCAAAATCATCGAGAATGAGGTGTACGGTGCGAGGAAGCTGTACGGTTACCTGTGCCGCGACAAGTCCTTCCAGCGAGGTACGTGAAATATTAATTACCTACCGCGGTTCAAACTGGTTGTGTCTTCTTCAATCACACTCGTCATAGCACACTGTGTGAATTGCTCTGGGAAACGTCGTAAACAGCAGGCCATTATTGTAGCCATTTAGCGAATCGTGACTAGCTTGTCCATTGCAGGGAATTCTTTTACACCGAAGTAATAATTGcactttgctttgtttttcccGTTCACGGTTGCTGCCCGGCCGGTGCAGAGTTCCTGAAGCACAAGGCATGCTTCCATTACATGCACAACGACTGGGATTCCTGTTCGAGAAATTTCATCAGCATCCTGAAGGAGGAAATGGCACGAACGACGCAGCAGAGCTTCAACGTGCAGTACATGCACTTTTGCTGATAAGTGGCGATCGTGCGTGGGGCAGGGTATTACATGGCACTGTACTTTTGCCTCGTAGGCGaacaactttttcaatttaatgtatattcatTTAACCGACCGCCAGAAGGTTGGGTTTAAAATGTATTCCTTTTTAATGCAAGCTTAATGAAAACTAATTACTTAAAATACACGGCGCCCCGATTGAATATTACATAAAAGTCTATTTAAAGATTACTCTGTGTCATTCAAAACGAAAAAATCTTGTAACTAAAATAATACTTCTATTTTCGGCCCgtcattttcttcttttaatCCAAAGCTGTATTAAAAATAGCATCCTGCTAAGGCAATGCGGGTTATCCCTGGCTCTCGGGTTGGTTTCCAGAGATTTACAATACCTAAGCTTCACCACCTCTACGGAAAACATCAATCGCTCTAATATCCTTCGTAATTTGTTATCCCTCGTCCGACAGTAACATCCACTCAACCTTTACCGACCTCTCTAACCTTGCTCTTGTGTTCTAATTTATTTTCCAGTGCTCGCTACGGCTACGAGAGCTGTGTCTTCAACAGTGCCTCCTACAAGTGCAAGCTGGAATCGGCCGTGTTTTTGAAAAAGATTGCCAAGCTGCTCTCTACCGATCGGCACTTTCTCAACTGTGATAGACTGGAGAATGAACTGTGCTCCGCCGGACCGCAAGGACCAGTGGCACGGATGCCACTACTGCTTGTTGCTACAGTGCCGCTTTTATGGCTACTGCTACCGCTGCTAATGGGAACATCCGGCTGCTACGGAAGGCTCGTGTGACTCCTGACAGGCTGACTTGTGCAATTCTCGGCAAAGTGTACGAGCCCGTTTAGTGTGTGTGATATTTTTTGAAGCAGAAGAGAACGACAGTTTACGGGGAAAAAAACTAAAGCGTGTGATTGAGAAATATATTGAAGTTGTTTTACAAGAGTGCTGTATTTAGATGGCACACGAAGAGATGCTATGAAGCCTAGTTTAATGCATGTTCGATTCACCTAATTGTCATCCATATACCGTGTTAGCAAGAATGatcacaaactatagttgttaAAACTTTGCTCTCTAGAATTGTGTTTAATTAACTAACGATTAGGTTTGATTTACTGGGAACCATAAATCTGCAAACCAACGAACCACTGTTCAAAATACTGTTTCTGTAGTGTTTCGTGTTGTATGTCATAGATTGAGGAAAATTACTACAATTTAACACATGaaggaaaaaataaattatgaaacaaatacATTTGTGAAAATCAAAACCAAACTGTACGATAGTTGCTGTGATCGAAAGAAGTTTTATATTGGCATTAATGATGTACCTACCGAGTAAAGTTCCAGAACAAATCTGTTCAATTCAACTGGACAATTTTAATTAAATCTATGCAATCCGAAATTTGGCCTTTTCTCACAGGAATACCCATCTGGCGAGCAGATCTGCATGCAATGCAGTTAATCAACTACCTTGAGCTGAATTTATGACTCGATGCAGCTGGATGAATATATAATAAAATTTGGTTTGCTCGCTGCTGAATTGGACCCTCGAGTCTTTTACATACCCACTTAACGGAAAGTTCGCCGATAATTAGTTTCTCTGCAACTCGCAAATCCGGTAGGAAGTTTATATAATTAGCAAAAACCACGTTTCCATCgtcgaaaaacagaaaaaattgaattgttCTGCTTCGAAGGATTGACAGTCATCGAAATCGGATGGCCGGAAGCCGGACATTCCAAAACCTATCAgtcagataaaaataaaatataaaaaagagaCTGATTGCTCGGCTTGCATTCCAATTAACTTTTGCTTCCTGCAAACCCAATTATGAATTATGGTTGAAATAAAGTTCAGATTACATTGGATTACCTTTCCAATTGGAGGAAAGCTTCCTATTTAGTTTTGTCGAACAGTAAAAACTCCTTATCTCCCTTTTCGATTAAAGGGGGATAAAAGTAATGTCAATTCAGTAAGTCATAGGAAATGATACTTGAAGTATTaaattgaaacgtcactttttACTGTGGGAAATGGGAACAATTTGATTTGATATTCCCACAAGAAAAGGTGGTTAGTAGTTTTGGCTAGTTTTTTGCTTTTCAGtcgtcaaaattttactaaaGAAAAGAAAgccatttttttctttgtcttcTTTACAGTCTGCGAAAGAACCGGACACGAGAATCGaacaatttcaattaaaaatttcacaaACCCTTCACTTTTCCCTTCTTTCCCCATTCTGCTCTCTAAACGGAACTGTAACCTCAACCGTACTAAGGCAAACTTCTAATTATGGGTTCAAGATCAAAGATACGGACTTCAATCGTTTGGGAAACtgttttctttaaaaataaattgattaGCAATCATAAATTGATTGATTCCCTCACTCAACTGTACGGAGTAGGTAGCAGACAAAGGACGAAGGACGGACCCTTCTAAGAATTTTCTCGCATTAACCGATTGACCGTGTATAGCATTTGGCAGAGCTGGCAAAAATGAAAATTCCGATTATCAACCCAAGTTTCACTCATTTCAGCATTCATGGCGTAGAAAGTCGGTTCCGTTTGCAATTTAGCCGCGCAAACTTGTAATTTCTTCATGAGGAAATAAAGTATAAAATTCatgaaaatctatttttatagctTTTTTAAAAGGAACGGAGAATCTTTCTTGAATCTTGATAAAAAATTTACCGCTAAGTAAACCGATTATCAAAatgaaaagtaatcaaaacgCTGTCATCAATTTTTTGGCACGACAACCAGAGGCACTGCAGGTAGCAACTAGAAAGAAGCGGCCAAATACTAGCTGGAACAGACTTTATGCAGACCATTGAAGCGTAGGTAATAGAATTTCCTACAACTCTACAAAAGTCAATTGTAAAACGACTGACACCGGTGTTTCAGAACGTCAGTTTCTTCCTACGGAATGTCCTATATTGATTAAACACGCGCTTGCTGCAGCTTGCCAATTTTGGTTAAGCCATAAGTGGGGggtgtgaaaatttcgctaggAAGCGATCCTGTATCGTTAAACGGTGCACAGCTGCTAGAACATGAGATTGCGGAATGTTTTAATTATCGGTATTCGCTGCATTTCTATGAACGATAAAAATATTCTCCGATGGTTTATTGCTACCGAGCACAGATAATTGCAAGCAATGGAAGCGTTTGCGAAGCAAGTGAAGCGTGGGAGAGAATCCTTTCCGCAgggacaaaaatcagaggggttgtgtacaagacacgaccgcatatataggtgacgcaggactacgtaagtctgtagtgatagtagcaacatatatacatgctacatgcgttgtatgtaacatttagcAAAGtcgtaacattgcatacgttcaattctcaaaagattgtgcatttgaaaacaacttaaccaaatcaagaacacaaactattgctttcctgccaccttactgaaattgtttttattacccatggttccccacgttgaagggattttaccaattcaatcctattttatcaacaacactacacttctaatgaaacggcaagcatgcgtattcatacagagtcgtattataaccgaacactacagttgtagcacatttttccaacacagatatcaaattcgcctaggtttaatcgtttcgcagtaaagaatttgcgatctgttgggacaacgaacttgtgtcattttttctggcacacttccctaacacagacatcaaattggactaggtttaatcgcgttcgtaagaaatctgttggcacgagggggctttgtcactctttctggcgtacttcccaagcaaggacatcaaaatggtctaggtttaaccgcggtgttaagaaatcttattgaaatgaggaaactttgtcacttgttttggcttacttcccaagcacagatatcaaattggtataggtttagatcatcgcaaagaatcttccaaccaatcacgaagggaGAATTCCGGTGAAACATAGgttcgttattttcaatttttcaatagttcaacatcaagaatttatacttttcttcatttaggtaaattcttagaagattttccgatcgattggtgtaagaatattgaaaatcgatcggaaacccgctgagctattagtgctcaaaacctttcatttttcgtgacgctcgcatttttcgattttttggaatgacaccctatctcaaaacttgccgtaagacgtagtcctacgtcaaaaaaagggACAACACAAAGCAAAAACCGTAGAAATCATCAATTTCGAAGTCCAATCTAAAACGTTCAATCGTTTCACCATGAATATGAATTATAGTAGCCTATATTGGTTCAATTTTCACCGAAATCATTTGTATCTAAATTAGTAATCAGATAGTTTCTAGTTGAATACGGGACATATTggatagcaaaaataaaaatcagaggggttttGCACAAGATACGACTgcgtaggtgacgtaggactacgtaagtctctttgtagcgatagtagcatgtatccatgtatgcaataatacgattcttcatgctacatgcgttgtatattACAGCAATCCTTTCGTTTTTTAGTtagttttttactttttgtgcTACGAGCTCGAAGTTTTAGTCTCTAGTGTATTGAACATTATTTGCCAATATGTATATGTGACGTTAAAGTGACCGTGAAATGATGAGCCACCTGACAAAGAAATTGTCCATTCTCgagccttgataaagaataGAAATTATTCGAGACGTTGGTGAAAGAAAAAAACTCCGTTTTTCTGCTATTTTtaagactgcaaagccgaaagaaacttcattgagtgaattaccagtcgataaaagattgtagtTGTACTTAACGTTTGTCAAAATAGTAAacttgtatacgttcaatcctcaatagatttcggagttatttctatgaattgattgaatctattttattaaaacgaatcgaagtcacactaaaccaaacagtaaataaattttcattatctgtttctacgttgaacagtgctttttatctggtaatcggtagacggtacgcgcgagttttcaaaaagctgaacaTTTTGCGCAAAACTTGTCTGCTGCTtataaaagaagaacactgataataaagcatttaccgGTTACAAACATTTTCGAAGTGGCAGAAAGTGTCTCCCGTgatcagaaaacttatttccgccatttgttggtcgttcgcaacggcgaaaaatttaattttccgcTTATTGCTTGTGTTATTATgatattaactgggcaagaaaatataataaacgcTTCAATcattgtgtggcccttaaaaggacccattgtttgattatcataactccagcttgcaatacacttgcactaacgcacttaacgtaattttcttttcggtaaattggagtaccgataaccgcaaaccaagCACGACTTGTTGCAATTTAAGTTAGGGTTTAACTTTTACAGAATGAGCATGCAAGACTTACCTTCATCCCAGGGGCTGCCTACACTTCCGATCTTCCGTGAGTAATTTTACAAAGGCACTATCCCCTCCCTCGTGCCGCGCTCTATATCGCTTTCGATCCACGGATTGCACGGCGAGGCCTCAAACACTTCGCCCACTCGGCAtggctagtgatgtccgttgatcgttcgattaattcaactaatcgaataattataaaaattttcgaataatttctaatcgaatactggtagtacgagtagttgaattaatcgaatagtcaaaggaaataatatgaatgcgaataatcctcgaataatggccgctaatcgttcataatcgttcgattaatcgaattaatgaaaaaaatattcgaatatttctaatcgaataccactagcacgaatagttgaattaatcgattagtgcagacaacgctcgccgattaatcggtaatcgaataattgaaaatttcggacatcactaggcaTGGCACTTCAGCGGTCCCGATTTTGCGACGATCCTTTCGCGTTGCGGACTGGCGGTGTGTTCCGGAGTCGACCCACTAGTCGGTGGCCATCCAATTCCGTGGACACGTAGTATTTCGTGCAGTTTGGCGCTCTTTATCACTTCAGTACGTTTTCAAACTAATGGTCAGGGATAGGCCAGCTTGTAGTAATAAAAACCCGTTTAACGCTCCTGACCCACCGACACAGATATAGCGAAACGGGTATCGAGTAATTCCGCGACCGACTTTAACTCCGAAAACACACCTCGCACGTCTGAAGTCGATGAGGGATCAAGCCCAAGAGACCGAAAGACTGCCGTTTACTTTTTTTCCCTACTGCCGCGTCCCGAGATTTgtgcgttttttctctt contains these protein-coding regions:
- the LOC128745460 gene encoding uncharacterized protein LOC128745460 — encoded protein: MSQSNQHLPEPVCGQVSLMLDNCFHNTTPKVAVDLLYTVKIPESAEEINARCMVFNRGMDCVQHYLNTCIDSKERKIIENEVYGARKLYGYLCRDKSFQREFLKHKACFHYMHNDWDSCSRNFISILKEEMARTTQQSFNVQYMHFCCARYGYESCVFNSASYKCKLESAVFLKKIAKLLSTDRHFLNCDRLENELCSAGPQGPVARMPLLLVATVPLLWLLLPLLMGTSGCYGRLV